One genomic segment of Chitinibacter sp. FCG-7 includes these proteins:
- a CDS encoding DMT family transporter yields MNWLYLAIAIIAEVIATSALKATAGFSRLLPSLLVVAGYGTAFYFLSLTLRSIPLGIAYALWSGVGIVLVSMVGWLLYRQSLDLPAMVGIALIISGVLVINLFSKTAVH; encoded by the coding sequence ATGAACTGGCTATATCTGGCCATCGCGATTATTGCCGAGGTGATCGCCACCTCGGCGCTCAAGGCCACGGCGGGCTTTAGCCGTCTATTACCGTCGCTGCTGGTTGTGGCAGGCTATGGCACGGCGTTTTATTTTTTGTCGCTCACGCTGCGCAGCATCCCGCTGGGAATAGCCTATGCGCTGTGGTCTGGCGTGGGGATTGTCTTGGTCAGCATGGTCGGCTGGTTGCTGTATCGCCAAAGCCTGGATCTGCCGGCGATGGTGGGCATTGCGCTGATTATCAGCGGGGTGCTGGTGATTAATCTGTTTTCCAAAACCGCCGTGCATTAA
- a CDS encoding methyl-accepting chemotaxis protein, with protein MAWFSNLRLMSKLIVSFLVVATIALLIGGIAVKELKVMTHLMSSMYADRLVPIRDLSKVETQNLHHYRRLYVAIMFQNRERTLDLVKQNTDTEQALDSLFTAYENTLLIDEEKRLITVYKQQLPAYRASAKKVTDLLLAEQPAEAQSVLSNETRPLYDALAATIGKLIKVNDDYATQIDQESRSTAEQMVQLMVGLMLGGFVLAVVIGLFVTRMIMRQVGGEPSEAVAVLQRVADGDLTVRVNLNANDHSSMLFSIQQMVSKLTSVIGEVTQSANALASASEEVSASAQTLSQNSSEQAASVEQTSAAVEEITSTISQNADNARITDGMASKSASDAGDGGEAVKKTVVAMQQIANKISIVDDIAYQTNLLALNAAIEAARAGEHGKGFAVVAAEVRKLAERSQIAAQEISELASNSVTQAQNAGHLLDEMLPSIRKTADLVQEISAASREQSNGIDQINSAINQLAHTTQLNASSSEELSATAEEMSTQAIHLQETVGFFRVGTI; from the coding sequence ATGGCATGGTTTTCCAATCTTCGTCTGATGAGCAAATTGATCGTCTCCTTCCTGGTGGTCGCCACCATTGCCTTGCTGATTGGCGGCATCGCCGTCAAGGAACTGAAGGTGATGACACATTTGATGTCCAGCATGTACGCCGACCGGCTGGTGCCGATTCGTGATCTGTCCAAGGTGGAGACACAAAATCTGCACCACTATCGCCGCCTCTACGTGGCCATCATGTTCCAGAACAGAGAGCGCACGCTTGATCTGGTCAAACAGAATACCGACACCGAACAAGCACTGGACAGCCTGTTTACCGCCTATGAAAACACCCTGCTGATCGATGAAGAAAAGCGCCTGATCACCGTATACAAGCAGCAATTACCCGCCTATCGTGCGTCGGCCAAAAAAGTCACCGATCTGCTGCTGGCCGAGCAGCCAGCCGAAGCGCAAAGCGTGCTGAGCAATGAAACGCGGCCACTGTACGACGCGCTGGCGGCGACCATCGGCAAGCTGATCAAGGTCAATGACGACTACGCCACGCAGATCGACCAGGAATCCCGCAGCACCGCCGAGCAAATGGTGCAGCTGATGGTAGGCCTGATGCTGGGTGGCTTTGTGCTGGCAGTCGTGATCGGCCTGTTTGTCACCCGCATGATTATGCGTCAGGTGGGCGGCGAGCCCAGCGAAGCCGTTGCCGTGTTGCAGCGAGTGGCGGACGGCGATCTGACTGTGCGCGTGAATCTGAACGCCAACGATCACAGCTCGATGCTCTTTAGCATCCAGCAAATGGTCAGCAAGCTGACCAGCGTGATTGGCGAAGTCACCCAGTCGGCCAATGCGCTGGCGTCAGCATCCGAAGAAGTCAGCGCCTCGGCGCAAACACTGAGCCAGAATTCGTCCGAACAGGCGGCCAGCGTCGAGCAGACCAGCGCGGCGGTCGAAGAAATCACCTCAACCATTTCGCAAAATGCCGACAATGCCCGCATTACCGACGGCATGGCGAGCAAATCGGCCAGCGACGCGGGTGATGGCGGCGAAGCGGTGAAAAAAACCGTCGTCGCCATGCAGCAGATCGCCAATAAAATCAGCATTGTTGACGATATTGCCTACCAGACCAATCTGCTGGCACTCAATGCCGCGATTGAAGCGGCACGCGCAGGCGAGCACGGCAAAGGCTTTGCGGTGGTCGCAGCCGAAGTGCGCAAGCTGGCCGAACGCAGCCAGATTGCGGCCCAGGAAATCAGCGAGCTGGCGAGCAATAGCGTGACACAGGCGCAAAATGCCGGACATTTGCTCGATGAAATGCTGCCATCAATCCGCAAAACGGCCGATCTGGTACAGGAAATCTCCGCCGCCTCGCGCGAGCAAAGCAATGGCATCGACCAGATCAATAGCGCGATTAACCAGTTGGCGCACACCACCCAGCTCAATGCCTCGTCATCGGAAGAACTCTCGGCCACCGCCGAAGAAATGAGCACGCAAGCGATCCATCTGCAAGAAACGGTGGGCTTTTTCCGCGTCGGCACCATCTAA
- a CDS encoding inositol monophosphatase family protein, with translation MIQIAREVAASEIMPRYQKVVAELKHDGSLFTEADLAAQTALQRLLPQLVDCPVLGEEMSQSEQEALWHAHPAGLWIVDPIDGTSNFAHGLPYFAVSIALYREHRPVLGVVYIPVLDECFAAEAGQGAWLNSERLPLLGDDKVLKHAMASIETKWLSGHLATRVVTVNPYHSHRNFGASTIDWCWLAAGRTDVMLHGAQKLWDYAAGVLILLESGGQVGALFHDDYWDENPWHRSAIAARTPSLFTSWMAWVQKNK, from the coding sequence CTGATCCAGATCGCCCGCGAAGTGGCCGCGAGCGAGATTATGCCGCGCTATCAAAAAGTAGTGGCCGAACTCAAACACGACGGCAGCCTGTTCACCGAAGCCGATCTGGCCGCGCAAACCGCCTTGCAGCGCCTGCTGCCCCAGCTGGTTGATTGCCCGGTACTGGGCGAAGAAATGAGCCAGAGCGAGCAGGAAGCGCTGTGGCATGCGCATCCGGCCGGGCTGTGGATTGTCGATCCGATTGATGGCACCAGCAATTTCGCGCATGGCCTGCCCTACTTTGCCGTCTCAATTGCCTTGTATCGCGAGCATCGACCGGTGCTGGGCGTGGTGTATATCCCGGTGCTGGATGAATGCTTTGCCGCCGAAGCCGGGCAGGGCGCGTGGCTCAATAGCGAGCGTCTGCCGCTGCTGGGTGATGATAAAGTGCTCAAGCACGCGATGGCGTCGATTGAAACCAAATGGCTGTCGGGCCATCTGGCGACGCGCGTCGTCACCGTCAACCCCTATCACAGCCACCGCAATTTTGGCGCATCGACCATCGACTGGTGCTGGCTGGCGGCCGGGCGCACCGATGTGATGCTGCACGGTGCGCAAAAGCTGTGGGATTATGCGGCGGGCGTGCTGATTCTGCTTGAATCGGGCGGCCAGGTCGGCGCGCTGTTTCACGATGATTACTGGGATGAAAATCCGTGGCACCGCAGCGCCATCGCCGCACGAACGCCCAGCCTGTTTACCAGTTGGATGGCGTGGGTGCAGAAAAATAAGTAG
- a CDS encoding phosphoketolase family protein produces the protein MKGKQAKAFYPAITNTTHIRGVTVAQPLSPSVLDRMHRYFQAANYLSVGQIYLLDNPMLKLPLKREHIKPRLLGHWGTTPGLNFIFAHANRIITEREVNMIYITGPGHGGPGFVANTWLEGSYEEFFPSIDRTEAGMQRLFKQFSFPRGIPSHVAPETPGSMHEGGELGYSVSHAYGAALDNPDQVVIAVVGDGEAETGPLAASWHSTKYIHPINDGFVLPILHLNGYKIANPTLLARMDKEEVTALFTGYGYEPIFVELTNETFNDKPETFVQIHQDMAAAMDLCMDKFAAIRAAAIAEKDAGKPITRPRWPMIVMRTPKGWTGPKEIKGKKVEDYWRSHQVPFSDIDGENVINLENWMRSYNVDTLFNADGSVKEDIVSLAPKGIKRIGSNPVVHGQVSKDLKMPDFRNYEVKFAKPGTENAEMTRVMGNFLADIMKENEAEKNFRIFGPDETASNRWNATIEYSGKTWLANHFEVDGVNKNDNLQQDGRVMEILSEHTCQGWLEAYNLTGRHGFFSCYEAFIHVIDSMFNQHAKWLKTTRHINWRKPIPSLNYLLTSHVWRQDHNGFSHQDPGFIDHVVNKKAEVIRVYLPADANTLLSVTDHVLRSRHYVNVVVAGKQPALQYLTMDQAIKHATKGLGIWDWASNDQDGEPDVVMACAGEIPTMEALAATDMLRQHFPDLKIRFVNVCDLMTLQPEEEHPHGLSDREFDAIFTTDKPVMFAFHGYPWLIHRLTYRRNGHANIHARGYIEEGSTSTPFDMVVVNQLDRFNLAIDVIDRVPKLQKIGAHVRQKLTDKLVEHAQYIAKYGDDMPEVKDWKWPY, from the coding sequence GTGAAGGGAAAGCAAGCAAAAGCCTTTTACCCAGCAATCACAAACACAACCCATATAAGAGGTGTTACCGTGGCTCAACCGTTATCTCCAAGCGTATTAGATAGAATGCACCGCTATTTCCAAGCGGCGAACTATTTGTCTGTTGGTCAAATTTACTTGCTCGACAACCCAATGCTGAAATTGCCGCTGAAACGCGAGCACATCAAGCCACGTTTGTTGGGCCACTGGGGTACTACACCTGGTTTGAACTTCATTTTCGCTCACGCCAACCGCATCATTACCGAGCGTGAAGTCAACATGATCTACATCACCGGCCCTGGCCATGGTGGTCCTGGTTTCGTTGCGAATACTTGGTTGGAAGGATCTTACGAAGAGTTCTTCCCAAGCATCGACCGTACTGAAGCAGGTATGCAACGCCTGTTCAAACAATTCTCTTTCCCACGCGGCATCCCATCGCACGTAGCACCTGAAACGCCAGGTTCTATGCACGAAGGTGGTGAGTTGGGTTACTCAGTATCACACGCTTACGGCGCGGCTTTGGACAATCCAGACCAAGTGGTGATCGCTGTAGTGGGTGACGGTGAAGCTGAAACTGGCCCATTGGCTGCTTCTTGGCACTCAACTAAATACATCCACCCGATCAATGACGGTTTTGTATTGCCAATCTTGCACCTGAACGGCTACAAAATTGCCAACCCAACGCTTCTTGCCCGTATGGACAAAGAAGAAGTGACTGCATTGTTCACGGGTTACGGCTACGAGCCAATCTTCGTTGAATTGACCAACGAAACCTTCAACGACAAGCCAGAAACATTCGTGCAAATCCACCAAGACATGGCTGCGGCAATGGACTTGTGTATGGACAAATTCGCTGCAATCCGCGCCGCTGCGATTGCTGAAAAAGACGCTGGCAAACCAATCACTCGCCCACGTTGGCCAATGATTGTAATGCGCACGCCAAAAGGCTGGACTGGCCCGAAAGAAATCAAAGGGAAGAAAGTTGAGGATTACTGGCGCAGCCACCAAGTGCCATTCTCTGATATCGATGGAGAGAATGTGATCAACTTGGAAAACTGGATGCGTTCATACAATGTAGACACATTGTTCAATGCTGATGGTTCTGTCAAAGAAGACATCGTGTCATTGGCACCAAAAGGCATCAAACGGATCGGCTCTAACCCAGTCGTACACGGCCAAGTGTCTAAAGACCTGAAAATGCCAGACTTCCGTAACTACGAAGTGAAGTTTGCCAAACCAGGTACTGAAAACGCTGAAATGACTCGCGTGATGGGCAACTTCCTGGCCGACATCATGAAAGAGAACGAAGCTGAGAAAAACTTCCGCATCTTCGGCCCAGATGAAACTGCATCGAATCGCTGGAATGCTACGATTGAGTACTCTGGTAAAACTTGGTTGGCTAACCACTTTGAAGTGGACGGCGTGAACAAGAATGACAACCTGCAACAAGATGGCCGCGTAATGGAAATCTTGTCTGAGCACACTTGCCAAGGTTGGCTCGAAGCGTACAACTTGACTGGTCGTCACGGTTTCTTTAGCTGCTACGAAGCGTTCATCCACGTGATCGATTCAATGTTTAACCAGCACGCTAAATGGCTGAAAACAACTCGTCACATCAACTGGCGCAAACCGATTCCATCGTTGAACTACTTGTTGACTTCACACGTATGGCGTCAAGACCACAACGGCTTCTCTCACCAGGATCCAGGCTTTATCGATCACGTGGTGAACAAAAAAGCTGAAGTGATCCGCGTTTACTTGCCAGCTGATGCGAACACCTTGTTGTCTGTAACTGACCACGTATTGCGTTCACGTCACTATGTGAACGTGGTCGTAGCCGGTAAACAGCCAGCGCTGCAATACCTGACTATGGACCAAGCGATCAAACACGCAACTAAAGGTCTGGGTATCTGGGATTGGGCATCAAACGATCAAGACGGCGAGCCAGATGTAGTGATGGCGTGTGCGGGTGAAATCCCAACGATGGAAGCTTTGGCTGCAACTGATATGCTGCGTCAACACTTCCCAGATCTGAAAATCCGCTTCGTTAACGTTTGCGATTTGATGACGTTGCAACCTGAAGAAGAGCACCCACACGGCTTGTCAGACCGCGAATTCGACGCGATCTTCACGACTGACAAACCAGTGATGTTTGCCTTCCACGGCTACCCATGGTTGATCCACCGTCTGACTTACCGCCGTAACGGCCACGCTAACATCCATGCTCGTGGTTACATCGAAGAAGGTTCTACTTCGACGCCGTTCGACATGGTTGTGGTGAACCAGCTGGATCGCTTCAACCTGGCTATCGACGTGATCGACCGTGTACCTAAACTGCAAAAAATCGGTGCACATGTTCGTCAGAAACTGACCGACAAACTGGTTGAACACGCTCAGTACATCGCGAAATACGGCGATGACATGCCAGAAGTGAAAGACTGGAAATGGCCTTACTGA
- a CDS encoding sodium:proton antiporter, translated as MMFKSALLLLALLPGVAMAAGLDGSSMSLTWVIPFAGLLLSIALFPIFAPHFWHENFGKVAAFWGALFVLPFALYAGAGPTIGVIAHAILEEYIPFILILFALYTVSGGILVWGNLHGSPKLNTGILALGTVLASLMGTTGAAMLLIRPILKANDNRVHNVHVVVFFIFLVANVGGGLTPLGDPPLFLGFLKGVDFMWTVEHMAGPVLLMSALLLAMFYAIDSYYFNKEGVLPKDKTPDSALKIYGKRNFFLLGAIIALVVMSGIWKPGVSFEVLGSHLQLQNLVRDFGLLLIGLLSLKITPAQVRAGNDFNWGPILEVAKLFAGIFIAMAPAIAILKAGPDGAMASLVKLVSYADGTPHDAMYFWMTGLLSAFLDNAPTYLVFFNLAHGDAAHMMGPMATTLLAISCGSVFMGAMSYIGNAPNFMVKAVAEDRGIKMPSFFGYMAWSVCLLLPVCVVMTMVFFHY; from the coding sequence ATGATGTTTAAATCTGCTTTACTCCTGCTGGCGCTGCTGCCCGGCGTGGCAATGGCGGCGGGGCTGGATGGCAGCAGCATGTCGCTGACCTGGGTGATTCCGTTTGCCGGCCTATTGCTGTCAATTGCGCTGTTTCCGATTTTTGCACCGCATTTCTGGCACGAAAATTTTGGTAAGGTCGCGGCCTTCTGGGGCGCTTTGTTTGTGCTGCCATTTGCGCTATACGCCGGTGCCGGGCCAACAATCGGCGTGATTGCCCATGCGATTCTGGAAGAATACATCCCCTTTATCTTGATTCTGTTTGCGCTATACACCGTGTCGGGCGGGATTCTGGTCTGGGGCAATCTGCATGGCTCGCCCAAGCTCAATACCGGTATTCTGGCTTTGGGCACCGTGCTGGCCTCATTGATGGGGACGACGGGCGCGGCCATGCTGCTGATCCGGCCGATTCTGAAAGCCAACGATAATCGGGTGCACAATGTGCATGTGGTGGTGTTTTTTATTTTCCTCGTCGCTAACGTCGGCGGTGGTTTAACGCCGCTGGGCGATCCGCCTTTGTTTCTGGGCTTTTTGAAAGGCGTGGATTTCATGTGGACTGTCGAGCATATGGCAGGCCCGGTGTTGCTGATGAGCGCGCTGCTGCTGGCGATGTTTTACGCGATAGACAGCTACTACTTCAACAAAGAAGGCGTGTTGCCCAAAGACAAAACGCCGGATAGCGCTTTGAAAATCTACGGCAAACGCAATTTTTTCCTGCTGGGGGCCATTATTGCGCTGGTGGTGATGTCCGGCATCTGGAAGCCGGGTGTGAGCTTTGAAGTGCTGGGTTCGCATCTGCAATTGCAAAACCTGGTTCGCGATTTTGGCCTGCTGTTGATCGGCTTGCTCTCGCTCAAGATCACCCCGGCACAAGTCCGTGCGGGCAATGATTTTAACTGGGGGCCGATTCTGGAAGTGGCCAAGCTGTTTGCCGGGATATTTATTGCCATGGCACCGGCGATTGCCATTTTGAAGGCGGGCCCGGATGGTGCGATGGCCAGCTTGGTCAAGCTGGTTAGCTACGCCGATGGTACGCCGCATGACGCGATGTATTTCTGGATGACCGGTTTGCTATCGGCCTTTCTGGATAATGCCCCAACGTATCTGGTGTTCTTTAATCTGGCGCACGGCGACGCCGCGCATATGATGGGGCCGATGGCGACGACTTTGCTGGCCATTTCCTGCGGCTCGGTCTTTATGGGCGCGATGAGTTATATCGGTAATGCGCCCAACTTCATGGTTAAAGCCGTGGCGGAAGATCGTGGCATCAAAATGCCAAGCTTCTTTGGCTATATGGCCTGGTCGGTTTGCCTATTACTGCCGGTCTGCGTGGTGATGACGATGGTGTTTTTCCACTACTAA
- the gloA gene encoding lactoylglutathione lyase: MRILHTMLRVGDLERSIAFYTEVLGMSLLRRKDYPEGRFTLAFVGYGAEAEQAVLELTHNWDTPAYDLGTGYGHIALETDDIVATCEAVRAKGGKVIREPGPMKHGTTVIAFVEDPDGYKIEFIQP, encoded by the coding sequence ATGCGGATTTTGCATACGATGTTGCGCGTTGGTGATCTGGAGCGCTCGATTGCGTTTTACACCGAGGTGCTGGGGATGAGTTTATTGCGGCGCAAGGATTATCCGGAGGGGCGCTTTACGCTGGCCTTTGTTGGTTATGGCGCAGAGGCGGAACAAGCCGTGCTGGAGTTGACCCACAACTGGGATACGCCGGCTTACGACTTGGGCACCGGCTATGGCCATATTGCGCTGGAAACCGACGATATTGTGGCCACCTGCGAGGCGGTACGCGCCAAGGGGGGCAAAGTAATCCGTGAGCCGGGGCCGATGAAACATGGCACGACGGTGATTGCTTTTGTCGAAGACCCGGATGGCTACAAAATCGAATTTATCCAGCCTTGA
- a CDS encoding TlpA disulfide reductase family protein, with the protein MHTVNLGPMALPMALVILLAAIFASLAVAHWAARTNKINIESQLWIVLLLGLVAARLAFVAMYFAQYQAAPLSIINIRDGGFSAAAGIATVLLVTAWLAWRHANQRKPLILAVLSGVLLWFGGSFLAKQFTSEPPIPNLSLVALDGTSVSLPTLKGKPVVINLWASWCPPCHREMPVLRDAQINNQDVMFVFANQGESAELIKRYLSTNQLKLNNVLVDPEMQLSKSTSSVAYPTTLFFNAQGQLIERRAGEVSSATLARSIEALRPKP; encoded by the coding sequence ATGCATACAGTCAATCTTGGCCCCATGGCTCTACCCATGGCGCTTGTTATCTTGTTAGCCGCGATTTTTGCCAGCCTTGCTGTAGCTCATTGGGCTGCACGAACCAATAAAATCAATATTGAATCTCAGCTTTGGATCGTATTGTTACTCGGCTTAGTGGCGGCACGACTTGCTTTTGTTGCGATGTACTTCGCTCAATATCAGGCTGCACCACTCAGTATTATCAATATCCGCGATGGTGGTTTTAGTGCAGCAGCAGGTATTGCAACCGTCTTGCTGGTTACCGCCTGGTTAGCCTGGCGCCATGCAAATCAACGAAAGCCACTGATATTGGCGGTTTTAAGCGGCGTCTTACTGTGGTTTGGCGGCTCGTTTTTGGCAAAGCAATTCACATCAGAGCCGCCAATTCCTAATCTCAGCCTCGTTGCGCTAGATGGGACGAGCGTGAGTTTGCCAACGCTCAAAGGCAAACCTGTCGTTATCAATCTTTGGGCTTCCTGGTGCCCGCCTTGCCATCGTGAAATGCCCGTACTTCGTGATGCGCAAATCAATAACCAAGACGTGATGTTTGTTTTTGCCAATCAGGGCGAATCAGCCGAGCTGATCAAACGCTATCTCAGTACCAACCAGCTCAAGTTAAATAATGTCTTGGTCGACCCGGAAATGCAGCTGAGCAAGTCCACGAGCAGCGTCGCCTATCCAACAACACTATTTTTCAACGCCCAAGGCCAATTGATTGAGCGTCGGGCAGGTGAAGTGTCATCTGCAACACTGGCTCGAAGTATCGAAGCCTTACGCCCGAAACCTTAG
- the dsbD gene encoding protein-disulfide reductase DsbD yields MIKIWITQFIILLGLALPAWASPNFLPPEQAFKFSAKLIDANTAEVRYDIADGYYMYQEQFKFTATGATLGKPAIPAGQVKFDETFAKDVEAHRQSVVIRIPVKASAPFNLTAISQGCADAGLCYPPQEASVRLDPAKLTADSNPEQLPADDLGKIAASLNSGELLTILPLFLLIGLGLAFTPCVLPMMPILSSIIIGDTAKQSRRRGLALSAIYALGMALVYTLLGVAAGLAGEGLAANLQNPWVLSAFAILLVLLSLSMFGVYQLQMPASIQSKLSSMSGHHPNRKYLGVFTMGALSALIVGPCVAAPLAGSLLYISQTRDVVIGGSALFAMAVGMSIPLLLLGASAGTLLPRAGAWMDAVKRFFGVLMLATALWMVYSILPAVVNMLAWATLTLSYAGYLVWTGGAKSKIVALIFALIGLIQLFGVATGGRDALAPLAHLSSQGSSQKLPFTPVKSLAELDAILASSPNKIVMLDFYADWCVSCIEMEKRTFIDPRVQQQLGTMLLLKADVTANNADDKALLKRFNLFGPPGIIFFNQQGQEIPQSRVIGFQNAETFLQSLTRATRQ; encoded by the coding sequence ATGATTAAAATATGGATTACGCAGTTCATCATCTTGCTGGGCCTGGCTCTGCCAGCGTGGGCCAGCCCCAATTTTTTGCCCCCTGAACAAGCATTTAAATTCTCGGCAAAGTTAATCGATGCCAATACAGCCGAGGTCAGATATGACATTGCAGATGGCTACTACATGTATCAAGAGCAGTTTAAATTTACTGCAACCGGTGCAACGCTGGGCAAACCAGCCATTCCAGCCGGGCAGGTGAAATTTGACGAGACTTTTGCGAAGGATGTCGAGGCACACCGGCAATCGGTCGTGATCCGTATTCCGGTCAAGGCATCAGCACCATTTAACTTAACGGCAATTAGCCAGGGATGTGCAGATGCAGGTTTATGTTATCCACCACAGGAGGCCAGCGTTCGGCTCGATCCTGCCAAGCTAACGGCGGACAGCAACCCAGAGCAATTACCAGCCGATGACTTAGGCAAAATTGCGGCATCGCTCAATAGCGGAGAATTACTGACGATTCTGCCCTTATTTCTACTCATTGGACTGGGCTTGGCGTTCACGCCTTGTGTATTGCCGATGATGCCCATTTTGTCGTCCATTATTATTGGCGATACTGCAAAACAATCCCGTCGCCGCGGTTTGGCGCTGTCCGCGATCTACGCCTTGGGTATGGCGCTGGTTTATACCCTATTAGGTGTCGCCGCAGGTCTAGCAGGTGAAGGACTGGCGGCCAATCTGCAAAACCCTTGGGTGCTGAGTGCATTTGCGATTTTGTTGGTGCTGTTATCTCTATCGATGTTTGGTGTGTATCAATTACAAATGCCTGCGTCGATCCAAAGCAAGCTCAGCAGCATGTCGGGCCATCATCCAAATCGCAAATACTTGGGTGTCTTTACCATGGGCGCTTTATCGGCACTCATCGTCGGGCCTTGTGTGGCGGCTCCGCTGGCGGGCTCTTTGCTCTATATCAGCCAAACCCGTGATGTCGTGATTGGTGGCAGTGCCTTGTTTGCTATGGCAGTGGGGATGAGTATTCCGCTGTTATTGCTCGGCGCTTCAGCAGGTACTTTATTACCACGCGCTGGCGCATGGATGGATGCAGTGAAGCGTTTCTTCGGCGTTTTAATGCTGGCCACTGCGCTGTGGATGGTTTACTCCATTCTTCCTGCCGTGGTGAATATGCTTGCGTGGGCAACGCTGACACTGAGTTACGCCGGGTATTTGGTTTGGACAGGCGGGGCAAAGAGCAAAATAGTGGCGCTGATTTTTGCGCTGATTGGCTTAATACAATTGTTTGGTGTTGCCACAGGTGGGCGGGATGCACTTGCCCCATTGGCTCATCTCAGCTCACAGGGAAGCTCGCAAAAATTACCATTTACTCCGGTGAAATCGCTGGCTGAACTGGATGCCATCCTCGCTAGCTCGCCGAATAAGATCGTGATGCTCGATTTTTATGCCGACTGGTGCGTGTCATGTATCGAAATGGAAAAGCGCACTTTTATCGACCCGCGTGTGCAGCAACAATTAGGCACGATGTTATTGTTGAAAGCGGACGTTACCGCTAACAATGCCGACGATAAAGCATTGCTGAAACGTTTTAATCTATTCGGCCCACCAGGCATCATTTTCTTTAATCAACAAGGCCAGGAAATACCCCAAAGTCGTGTCATCGGGTTTCAAAATGCCGAAACATTTCTGCAATCGCTAACGCGTGCAACACGCCAATAA
- the dsbG gene encoding thiol:disulfide interchange protein DsbG: MPNFNASPLLRSKSAIAGTSLLLLSIIGGDVYLNSADKEPQYPRVIQADVEQGMLEVVRSFPAPSGLTGWVLSQAGQHSIAYTTQDGETLLAGMLISEEGKNLSAEHEAQFVPKPDFTALYSTLEQSAYIAEGELENPKKIIYAFTDANCPYCHRVWKALQPYEKVGLQVRWLQVAILGPTSMTKAIEVMSAADKPAAFAQLALDHGKPWAAKAEYSAESQPEIAEQIRSHAQLMGQFNIAATPGMIWKDAQGKLQVKVGMPRLSELPAITGLAEQATTDPALLQYQ, from the coding sequence ATGCCCAACTTTAACGCAAGCCCGTTGCTGCGCTCCAAGTCTGCCATTGCTGGCACCAGCCTACTCCTGCTCTCAATCATCGGCGGAGACGTTTATTTGAACTCGGCTGACAAGGAGCCTCAATATCCTCGGGTGATTCAAGCAGACGTAGAGCAAGGCATGCTGGAAGTTGTTCGTTCTTTCCCCGCCCCTTCCGGTTTGACGGGGTGGGTTTTATCCCAAGCAGGCCAGCATTCGATTGCGTATACCACTCAAGACGGGGAAACTTTGTTAGCTGGCATGCTAATCAGCGAAGAGGGTAAAAATCTGTCAGCAGAACATGAAGCCCAGTTTGTTCCAAAACCGGATTTTACTGCGCTCTATAGTACCTTAGAGCAATCAGCCTATATTGCAGAGGGCGAATTGGAAAACCCGAAAAAGATTATTTACGCTTTTACCGATGCCAATTGCCCCTATTGCCACAGGGTTTGGAAAGCCTTACAACCATATGAAAAAGTGGGTTTGCAAGTCCGCTGGTTACAAGTTGCTATCCTTGGGCCTACCAGCATGACAAAAGCCATTGAAGTGATGAGTGCCGCAGACAAGCCTGCTGCGTTTGCTCAGTTGGCGCTCGATCATGGCAAACCATGGGCTGCCAAGGCGGAATATAGTGCAGAAAGTCAGCCTGAAATTGCGGAGCAAATTCGCAGTCATGCGCAATTAATGGGGCAATTCAATATCGCAGCAACACCGGGCATGATCTGGAAAGATGCCCAGGGTAAATTGCAAGTGAAAGTAGGTATGCCGCGTTTATCCGAATTACCAGCCATCACTGGTTTGGCCGAACAAGCGACGACTGATCCAGCGCTGTTACAGTATCAATGA